The following DNA comes from Synechococcus sp. CC9616.
CCGGTGGCATTGACAATCACCCGTGCCGCCCAGCGGCGTTGCTGACCGCTTTGGTCTTCGCTCACGGCAGCGCACAGACGTCCCTCTGGGGTCGTCTCAAGGCCGACAACACGGCAGTGGTTCTGCAGAACAACCCCAGCCCGCTCGGCGGTCAGCGCCAACAGCAGATTGAGTCTTGCGTCGTTGAACTGTCCATCGCTGTAGGCGACGGCGCCAGAACAGGGTCGCAGCTGCGGCATGACCTGCTGCAACTTGGCCTGCGACAGCAGGCGGCTCGAGCCGATGCCCTGGCGTCCGGAGAGGGCGTCATAAAGGCCGAGCCCAAGGCGGTAGTAGGCCTGCCCCAAAACATTGTCTGTGGGCAAGGCCAGTTCCAGGCGATGGGCCAGAAATGGAGCCTGCTGCAGCCAATGACCACGTTCCAGCAGCGCTTCTCGCACCAGCTTGAGCTGCGCCAGGTCCAGGGTCTTGAAGGCCAGTTCCAGGTAGCGGACCCCGCCGTGCAGCAGCTTCGTGCTCCTGCAGCTGGTCCCACCACTGATGTCACCTCCCTCCAGCAGGGCCACCGAAAGACCTCGACGAGACGCTTCGTAGGCCACGCTGGCGCCGCTGGCTCCAGCGCCGATCACCAGCAGATCAAATGGTTGCTCAGCCATGCCATCCCAGACTGCGGGTCACGGCGTCATTCCAGCGATTACGCCAACGTGCGCGATGGCTTGTGTCGATCTGCGGCTCAAACAGGCTTGCGCCATCGCCCCGCCGCCGCACCAGATCATCGATATCTGTCACCACACCAGCCTGAACGCCGGCGAAGAGGGCGACGCCGCGGGCGGTGCTTTCCAGATTGGCCGCTCGTCTGACGGTCAGCCCTGTGCAGTCGGCCTGAGCCTGCAGGAGAGGGTCTGAGGCCGCAGCACCGCCATCGACCGCCAGCTCACCGAGCTCTGCTCCGATCGCACTCTCCGCCAGCTCAACCAGTGTTGCCACCGAGAGCGCGATCCCCTCCAGGGCTGCCCTGGCGATGTGGCTGCTGCTGCTGTCCCGGGTCAAACCAATCATCATTCCGCGGGCCAGCGGATCCCAGTGAGGCGTGCCCCAACCGGTGAACGCGGGCACCAGCATCACGCCGCCGGAATCCGATACCTGCCCTGCCAGGCGATTCACGTCATCGGCCGTGTCGATGATTCCCAGTCCATCCCGCAGCCATTGCACGACGGTGCCGGCATTGAACAAGCTGCCCTCGAGGCAATAGGTGGGCGTGCCCCGCTCATCGGTCCAACCGAGTGTGCTGAGCAGCCCTGAATCGCATCGGCGGATGTTGTCGCCGGTGTTGATCACAAGAAAGGCTCCGGTGCCGTAGGTGCACTTCGCTTCGCCTGGTTTCAGGCAAAGCTGCCCGAGGGTTGCGGCCTGCTGGTCACCCAGCAGTGCCTGGATCGGCAAGCCGGCGAAGGGAAGTCCCTCGCTGATCCGGCCGAAATCACCGCGACACGGCAGCAACTCCGGCAGTGCACTGACCGGGAGCCCGGTCCGGTCGCAGAACGTCTCCACCCAGCAGCGCTGCTCGAGATCCATCAGCAAGGTGCGGCTTGCATTGCTCACGTCCGATCCATGACGTTGCCCTCCTGTGAGCTGCCACAGCAACCAGCTCTCCACCGTTCCGAAGCAGAGGTCGTCAACGGCTGCCGCGGCGGCAGCATCGTCGTAGTGCGACAGCATCCAGTGGATCTTGCTGGCGCTGAAGTAGGGGTCGAGCAGCAGGCCGGTGCGCTCCCGCCAGTCCTTTTCGAATCCCGCCTCCTTCCATTGGCGGCAGATCTCGGTGGTGCGCCCGTCCTGCCAGACCAATGCCGGACCGCAGGGCCGACCGTTGCTGCGTCTCCACAGCACCGTCGTCTCGCGTTGATTCGTGATGCCACAGCTCACAACCGCCCGTCGTTGGTCGTTGTTCAGGCCGTTGTGTAGATCGATCAGAGCCTGGCGTTGGCTGTTCCAGATCGCTTCCGGTTGCTGTTCCACCCAGCCGTCCGCCGGGTACTGGATCGGCAGCGGGGAACAAGCGCTGGCCACAAGCTCGCCAGCCGCAGTGAAGACAGCGGCTCGGGAACTGCTGGTTCCCTGGTCGAGTGCGAGGAGGAGAGGCTGATCCGCCATGGCCGGTTGTTTTCTTCCCTGCTAGCGAGAGGGCTGCAGAGTGGAAAGGTGTATTGGCGATGACGGCCTTCAGCGATCCGCCGACCTGGGTGTCGGAAGCTGTGATTTATCAGATCTTCCCGGACCGTTTTCGCCGCAGCGGAAAGGTGTCCGCTCAGCGCGATCTCCCGCTTCAGCCCTGGGGCAGTGATCCACGCGAAGAAGGCTTTCAAGGGGGGGATCTTTACGGGGTGATCGAGGCGCTGGAATCTCTGCAGGAGATGGGAGTGAACTGCCTTTACCTCACTCCGATCTTCAGTTCAGCTGCGAACCATCGCTACCACGCCTACGACTACTTCGAGGTGGATCCGCTGCTTGGAGGCAATGCAGCACTGGATGCCTTGATCGCCGCCGTTCATGAACGGGGAATGCGACTTGTGCTGGATGGCGTCTTCAATCACTGTGGCCGCGGCTTCTGGGCGTTCCACCATCTGGTTGAAAACGGTGCCCTTTCGCCCTATCGGGATTGGTTTCATGTCAATCAGCTTCCGCTGAAGCCCTATCCAGCTGAGGGAGAGGCCTGCGGCTACGAGTGTTGGTGGTCGCTGCCGGATCTGCCGAAGTTCAACCATGCCAATCCCGCCGTCCGTGAGCATCTGCTGTCGGTGGGCCGCCATTGGTTGGAACGGGGAATTGATGGTTGGCGTCTCGATGTGCCAGCCGAGGTACCCGCAGATTTTTGGGTGGCATTCAGGGAGGTGGTTCGGGAGGTCAACCCTGATGCCTGGATCGTTGGAGAGATCTGGGGAGACGCCCGTGCCTGGCTCAACGGAGAGCACTTTGACGGTGTGATGAACTACCGACTCGGTTGGAGCAGCTTGTGCTGGGCCGCTGGTGAGCGCTTACGTCAGGGATATCGCAATCGTGAATATCCCCTGAACCCTCTTGCCAGCGAGGAGCTGATTTCAATCTGGAACACCACGGCGGGCTGGTATCGGCCGCAGGTGAACAAGGCCCAGATGAATCTGCTGGACAGCCACGACGTCCCCAGGGCGCTGCATACCCTCAATGGCGACGTCGAGGCACTCAAGCTGGCGCTCCTGATGCTGTTTCTGCAACCCGGTGCGCCCTGTGTTTATTACGGCACGGAAACGGGCTTGGCCGGAGGTCCGATGAGCGAGCAGTCCAGTGGACCGGAACCTGGCTGCCGCGAGGCCTATCCGTGGGGTCAGCCCTGGGCAGCGGACCTGCGCTCATACCTGAGCGGTCTGGCAGCACTCCGACGGGACCATCCATCGCTATGCGATGGGTCCATGCAGTGGGAGAGCCGCGGGGACGACGGAATGCTTGGTCGTTCCGGTTCCTTTCAGGTGTGGATCAACCGCAGCCGCAATCAAGACCTTCCAATCGACTTGAGCGATACCCAAACCCGGGTTTTTTGGTCATCGGCATCACCCCTGTCGCCCTCTGGGGCTGTTGGAACTCAATCTGCGGTGCTGCTGATGAGTGATGAAGCCCTTGACGAGAATTGAACTCGTGACCTCTCCCTTACCAAGGGAGTGCTCTACCGCTGAGCTACAAGGGCATGTGGAGGATGGGCCGGGTTGGATTTGAACCAACGTAGGCAGAGCCAGCGGATTTACAGTCCGCCCCCATTAACCACTCGGGCACCGACCCGAACCACACCGCAAGAACTTACCAGCCGACGAGAACAGAATGATTGAGACGACAATTGATGTGATCCGGGAAACGGTCCGTGCAACTGCTGCTTCTCAATGGCCCCAATCTGAATCTGTTGGGGCAACGGGAACCTGACATCTACGGACAGACCACCCTGGCCTCGATTGAGTCGGCCCTGCAGGCAGAGGCGGAGCGTGAAGGGGCTCAGCTGGACTGTTTTCAGAGCAACTTCGAGGGTGCTCTCGTGGAACGGCTCCAGGCGGCGATGGGGGTGACCCAGGGAATCCTGATCAATGCAGGGGCCTACACCCACACCTCCATTGCCCTGCGTGATGCCCTCTCAGGGGTGGCGATTCCCTATGTGGAGCTGCACCTGAGCAACACCCATGCCCGAGAAACCTTTCGCCATCAATCGTTTTTGGCTGCCGGTGCTGTCGGGGTGGTGAGCGGTTTCGGCGCCCAGAGTTATTCCCTGGCTCTGCAGGGGCTGTTGAACCATCTCCGCTGCGGCAGATCATGACAACCACAACAGCGCCAGAGAAGTCCACTGCCTCCATTCGCTGGCTTGCATCCGCCACAAGTCAGACCTGGCTGGATCAGGCCAACGCCCATCCCATGGAAGTGCTGATTGATCATGCTCATTGCGAGCGCAAAGCAGCCGGGGCAGCTGTTCAGATGATGTTTCGCTATCTCTGCGAACCCGGGCTGGGCGAAGCACTCAGCCCCCTTGCGCGTGAGGAATTGGAGCATTTCGAGCAGGTTTTAGCGGTGCTTCAATCCAAAGGCCGCTACCTGGAGCCCCTCCCGGCGCCGGCTTATGGAGGAGAACTGGCGCGCCGAATCCGCAAAGGAGAACCGGAGCGGATGCTCGATTCTTTTCTCGTTTCCGGCCTAATTGAAGCGCGCAGTCATGAGCGCATGGCCTTGTTGGCGGAACACAGTTCTGATCCGGAACTCAGAGCGCTCTACGGCAATCTTCTGGCCAGCGAAGCTCGACATTTCGGGCTCTATTGGACGTTGGCGGAAAACCGTTGGCCGCGAGATCAGATTGTTAGTCGCTTAAAAGAACTTGCCGAGCTTGAGACATGGGCGTTGACCGGGGAGCTCAACAGACCTGAAGATGTCAGGATGCATTCGGTAGGAATCGTCGTTCCAGACTGATTTCTTATTAAGAACTTTGGCAAGGTTGTGAATCATCTCGATCCCGATTTCAAAACTCTGACGTTCAGGCAGAGAGAGCTAGTCCTTAGAAGCCTTTATCTTCTTACCCGGCATTCGGATTTAGAACGTCCTTCCGGGTTGACTCAATTGGCGTTGATCCATGCCATTGGCAGCTCATTGCTTGGCATCGAAATGCAACTTGATGATGCCCATATTGACGAGTCTTCACTCGAGTCTCTTCAGGGTGAGATTCGGGATGTACCGGTTTCAATCCGTCAACGTTTATTTCAGCTTTTCACCTTGGTTGAGCTGGTTTTAGACCCGTTACCTCCGAAAGCAACGGCGACACTGCGTTTTGCAGCAGCAGTTTTAAATGTTGAGGATAAATTCATACAAATTGCCAGGGATTACAGCCAAGGGGCGTATGCAATTGCGGCTTCAGATCTTCACCGTAAGGGTTATCTCGGCAATCCAGCGTTGGTTCGTAAGGGTGGTGAAATGATGCGCTGCAACAAATCGTTGTTAGACCCTTTTGAAGAAAACAACGACGATCCACAGCTCTTGGCCCAATGGCAGGGTTTAGAGCACTGCTCAGCAGGAACGTTGGGACGTGAAATCTGGGAGTACTACATGGGTCGCGGCTTCGTGTTCACTGGGCAGCAGGGCAGTGTGAATCCCACCATCGCTCAGCACGATTGGATTCATCTTCTGGCGGACTACAGCACAACGATCGAGGGAGAGCTGGAGGTCTTTTCCTTCATCGGCTCAGCCATCCCAGATGTCAATGGTTTTTCTTTCCTTGTGGCCATTGTCAGCCTGTTTGAAACAGGACGGCTGGAGTCTTGGGGTGGTGGGGTGCTGAATGCAGATTGTGGGCACCTCGAGATCCCTGGAATGCCAGAGCGTCTTGCTGATGCGATTCGTCGTGGACGAATTTGCAATCGCGATGTGATGTATGGCATTGATTATTTCGATTACAAGGATCTCCCGATCGATGAAGTTCGTGAGTTAATGAATATTCCAGTCAAAGACAAAAAACTGGATTCCCCTGGGGTCTGGCATCCTGAAGGCATTACTTCTTACCAGAGAGAACATGGCAATCCAAAGTTTCAACCGGCGTTTAACTGAATACCCCGTTCATATGTATAGAAAGTGCGTCTGATTCTCCAGGGATGCTGCCCTGTTCAGTTTCGGCAGGATGGTCTAGATTGAATCAACAACAATGATTCTGATGGATCTGCACGAAAACGCTGTTACCGGAGATCGTGATCTTATTGATGCCTTGTCCGGTGTTAACCCTGCGTTCGGAGATTTTTGCGTTCGTGTCGCGGCTGAGGCATGGGGGAAGCCTTTAATTGATCAAAAAACAAAGGCTTTGCTTGCAGTCGCTTTGGATGTTGACAATCAATCATTCCATGGCGCGGGCGTTCCTTTTGAGGCCCATGTCACCATGGCGCTCAAACAGGGAACCACGTTTGCAGAGCTTGAAGAACTGTTGCTTTGGACATGTGTCTACTGCGGTTTCAATAAAGCTGCCGGAGCCTTTGGGAGGCTGAATGAACTCAAGGAAAAGTACAAAGATACATTCCCTTCTGCATAAGTTCATTCAGCCGATACGCTAAATCAGGATTTTTCAATCTCCTTAAGGTAAATATCAATCAGCTCGTCTGTAAAAGCAGGATGTTTGGCGCTGATGAGGTCGCCATCTACCACACTACCAACCGTGCCGTCATCACCATACTGAACAAGGCCACCTGCGTTTTCAACATCGCAGAGAATGTTGTGAGCGCAAGTGACCTTCTTGCCTTCCAATAAGGTACGGTCGGCACATAACAGCCAGAGCGAGTGGCAAATTGTTCCAACCTTCACGCCTGGCGTCGCAAAGATCTTTCTCATCAATTCAACAGCAGGAGCATCATTTGGTTTGCCCTTCTCTGGTTTAACGGTGTAACGAAGACGATCGGTGGCATAGGCCCCAATTAATAAAAATCCAACATATTCACTGGGGGTTACATCTTTTACGTCTTTGGATACGGTCAAATGTTCTTCAACCCAACCATTGTCTGGATTGGAACCAAATTGAAGTGTGGGATTTCCCCAAAGGTTAGATATATATTGAACATCGTATCCGGCAGCAGGGAATCTCCTGTTGAAAAGTCGATATTCAGTCATATCGAAGTGGTCTTCAATGAAGACGCCGATTTTTCCCTTCGAATTACCGTGTGCGCTGAGCAACATGAGAGTCGAATTGCGAGAGATGCTGCATCGGCCTTTGAATGACAAGACCCCTGCCTAAGAATGCTAAAGCGACCTGATATGAGTTCCAGATTAGGTCGTCTTTTTTTTATTTTCTCGTCAATTTTTTTGTTTTCTCCTGCCGGATTCTTAGGGCTCTTTTTTATGGCTTCTTAATTGGTATTCCGGCAGCTGTGGCTACGCTGTTTAAGACGAGGTTCTTGGTAGCAAATGTTGCCTTGACCGACGTTCTGTCAACGCTTCGATCACGGCCAAGGTTGTTGGCTGTTCAATTTGCACCTTTTCTCAACGCACAATGGCACGTCAAAACTACTACGAAGGGCTGTCGGCGGATTATTCCCGGCCCGGTCTTGTCGAAAAAGATCACCAGGTCAAACTAATCCAGCAGTCTGAAGAGATTGGCAATCTCCAAGAAGCTGAACTGCCAGCCATTGGCCCGGATTACACATTGGAACAGATCGAAGCTGAGAACCGTGAATTCTGGCCAACCCACTGCGAAGCCCTTCGCCAGGGACGAGGCGATCTTCTAACAAAAGAATATCGCCCTGATCTGGTGTATCACTGCCAGGATGGTCCATACCATGGTATTAAAGAGCAGGCCCAGCGCGAAAAACATTGGTGGGCCATCATTGCGCAGCCTGGTGTCACGATGTGTTGGCCAATTGTTCAATTCTGGGGTGAGTTCACTCACTTCGAGTGGATCTGCTTCGATGATGCGACCCATGAGCAGATTGCGAAGGGTAGTGTTTGCTGGGTGCGTCGTGGACATCGCGGTGGTTGCTATTACAAGAGCGAGCAACTCACCTTTACTCGTGATGTATTCGCATCAGATGAACTGTTGAAACTAATCCTAACCAACACCTGAACTCAAGACAGACTAAATTAAATGGTTTAAAATACCAAGAAAATATGATTTCAAGGGGCCTCATAGAAAAAGGCTCCTTGTCATATTATGTCAGGAAAAATTAAAAGCGATACAGATGCGTTCTTCAGATGCACTGGTCTGGGGAATCGTTTCGTGGGGAAGAAAGCTCGGAAACAACACAACCCTGCCAGCCTTCGGCGTGATCTTCAATGGAGATGGTGTTGAGAACATCAGGTTGCCATCAGGACAGTCATCCGATGATGTGATCTTGTCGACGCAGAGATAAAGCACACCACTGATCTTGGCTTCCGGGTGGATATGGCGTTTCTGATATCCCCCTTGTTTCAGGATCACAGCCCAGCCACTGATCGATTCAGGATCCGGTTCGAGTGGGATTGGTAAGGACAGCTGTTTTGACAAATAGCCGTCAAGAGCCATTTTCAAGGTTTTGTTCAGTGTCAGTACGCACGCGGTTTGAGAGCCGGCAAGCATTTCGTGGGTTTGAAACCCGTCTCGGGTTGGTTTCCCTGCCCGGTTCCAAACCAAGCTGTCGAGTGTTCGGATCTCTTCGACCAAGGTTTTCAACACCACATCATGCTGATCGAAAAGTTGTGATGTTTGAACCAAATGGGTTGGGCTAAAGCCTGCTGGATCACCAAATTCAGCTTGCCATTTTGACGGCAATTCACAGATGGCTGCCGTCCAACGAATGTGATCAATCTTGTTTCGATGTTGCTTCAGTCGATCAGAGGCGAGCTGCCAATGCTGGGATTCGATCGCCGCGTAGCAGGCCTCCAAAGGATTCAGGGTTGCTGACGCGCCATGTTGAGAACTGGCATCGAGTTCTTGCAGTGCCTTTTTTGCCTCTGGCGCGTGGGGTACAAGTTGCTGGCAGACAAGAAAGGCTTGGCGTGCTTCATCAACTCGCCCCAGGGTTTGAAAAAAGCGCCCGAGGTTGTAGTGACCCAGAAATTGCTGAGGATGTTGTTGGATCACTCGTTGATACAGCGTTTCGGCTGCTTCGTAATCGCCCTGCTCCATCTGCACAATGGCCAGATTTGTGATCAGGGATGGGTCATTGGGGTTGGCAAGAAGCGCTTGCTGAAGCAGTGTTTTGGCATCCGAGAGTTTCCCTGCCCGGAGGTAGGCCTCGCTGAGGGGAAGCGAGACGTCGGGCCGTTGCAATTGGCTGGTTTCGAGATCCTTCAGCAATCGAATCACCAAGCGGTAATCATAGATCCGGAAGGCTGATTGAGCCAACATGCATTTCAACGGATCAGGGAGAATCGCTGGATCGCGTTTCGAAAAACTTGTTTCAAACAGCTGGATCAATTCACGGTGGCGTTTCTGCATCTGCAGAAGCCTGGTGAGATTGAGAAAAACACCAGGATTGTTCGGTGCCTGCTGAAGAGCACGACGAAAGGCTTGTTCCGCAGCGCCAAGATCTCCTCTCATGGCCGCTTCGACGCCTGCGCGGTTGTGGTCTCGATCAGGCGTTGACATTCCCGAATGGCAAAAAAATGGGCCAACTACCGGAGGTAGCTGGCCCTGAGCAGTTGCTGTAAATCAGCCAATCACACCAAACTCTTCGTCGAGCTCAGCATCTTTGAGCCCCTGGCTGATCTCAGGGTTCAGTCCCTTGAGTTGCAGGCTGAAATCGGCACCCCGTTGCTGCTTGGTAAACAGCAGATAGTTCCAGCCGGTGTCATCAACGGACTTGAGATTCGACATGTCCAGGATCATGCCCTTCATGCCAGGAACTCTTTCAACCGCACGCTTCAGGAAGTGAAGCTTGCACTTGGTGAGATCGCCATCCAAGGTGAAAGTACCAATGGCGTTATCGAAGTTGGTGAGTCCGGCACTGAATCCAAGCCCTGCTGGTTCAATTCGAACGCGCACTCTGACGGCTTTGTCAGATTCGGGCAGGTTGACGATGAGCTTTTCACGATCGAAATCGGTGTAATTCTTGTCGTCAATCCAAACTTCAGCCAGCTCAATGCTGCCCGGGGGCAGCAGGTCTGGAGCCACGCGCAACTTGTTGTCAGGCCAGGCATGGGGCTCGGGCTTGAAGAAGAAGTCCATTGGAATCTTGTTCACCAGCAGATTCGAGTAAATCGCTGCGAGGAAACAGAGTTCAAAGGAGTGATAACCAGCCATGGAGTGGCTGCCTTTGCCGCGCTCAGATCCCAAGGCATAGGGCTGACCGTTGGCAAGAACGTTGAAATAAACGCCACCTTGCTCATAGTCAAGGAACCAGCCGTTATAGAAAGCGCTGCCTTCACGGGCGAAGCGCAGATACTCAGGCTTGTCGTCATAAACGCCAGCCATGATGTAGTAAGCCAGGATGCCTTGTTCCTGCTGCCACCAGGCCTTGCGGTCGTGCCAAACGCGGCGATAGTGCTCTTCGCCATCCTTCAGCGTCCGCTCCATCATGTCGTACCAGCCACCACGCTGGTTATCACATCCGGCAGGGGGAATGGCGTCAGCGATCTGGTGGGCGAAGGTCTTATAGCTCTCCTTTGGCGTCAGGCTCTGCATCCGCGTCAGGTTCCAGGCAACTTTGAGGTTGTGGCCGACGACGCAACGGGCCTGGTGAATGCCCCACTTCAAATCACGGGACCAGTCGTCGAAGAACTTCTCGTTCATGAACGGGCTGTATCCGTAATCCGGGAAGTGATCACAGATGGTGTCGAAGGTGTCTTCGAGGAACGTGGCGTAGCCCTGCTCGCCTGTCGCCAGATAGAGGTTGATCAGATAGGCAGGGGCGTGATCTCCTACAGAGTTCCAGTTCTTCTTGGCCTTGTTCACTCCCAGTGAATCTGCTTTCGGGTCGAAGGTGACCGGATCCACGTGAGAGTAGTAACCGCCGTAGGGACCGTGGTCCTTGTAGAAGCGGTTCAGGAAGGTAATGGTGTCATCAATATCGGTTCGGATTGTTGGTGATCCGGTCAGGCGATAAGTCTGTGTGGGACCAGCCAGTGCATAAATCTGCTCGTAACAGGGGATGGCGTTACCTCCTTCATCACCACCAGCGGTGGAGCCCATGTACTTACGAAGTGAACCGTCACTCTGAACATCAATTTGGCTGTACCAGTAGCAGATTCCTTCGGATTTATTCTGATGACGGAAATGGCGCTGCATGTATTCCGTGCCGTTGATGGATGCCTCTAGAGCACGCTCATCACCTGTGACCATGTAGGCCGTTGCAAAGCCATAAATCAGGCGTGAAATGGTATCCAGGTTCTGGACACCATCCTGGTGCATGCCTTCGGCGCTGAGATCGGTGCGGAAATTTTTGAAGTCGATCTTTTCCCCTTCCTCAACACTGAACTGAGATTCAAGGTAGAAATTGAGCAGTTGCTGGATCTGGTGAGTCCACCAATTCTGATCCTCAAAACGCAGGTCGTTCGATGTACGACCAAAAAGAAGGAGATGCTTGGCTTCAAATTTCAGGCCAGTGTCTTCTGGATAGAAGATTCCGTAGGCATGCATAAAACGACCCTCAGAGAGGATCTGGCTCATGTCTGGAGCAACCTGGAAAGGTTCGCCGAGGTTCCTGACGATCTCGGCGTAGCAAGCATCCGTGATCTTGACCGTGTAGGTTCGCCCGTCGGATGTCTCCAACTCGACCATACCTTTGCAATCAAAGATCTCTGGATAAGAGACGCTGCGGATATAACCAGCGACGAGATCTGAGAAAGGAAAGTTGAGCTGATTAGAGGAGGTCATTGGATGTGGTGAGGAATGAGAGAAATATCAGAGAAAAGTTTTTGAAAATCAGGATGAAGTCATGTGGTTTCTCGGGACAGGAGAACCACAATGCTTCGACCAGTAACAACATAACGTTGATCGTTGATTTTGACCTGCTGGTCATAGTCAACGATGTCTTCTGGTGAACGTAATGATGTATCGATTGACCGATACCAGTCGAGTCCATCGAATTGAGGAATCTCAAAGTCGATGGCGTCCCAATACATATTCATCATCACGTGAATGTTATTGACGCCGTCAGTGTCGTCGGCTGTATCTCCAAGTGTGAAGGCAAGGCAGCGGGCTTGGGGATCATCCCAGCCTGGTTGATTAACTATAGGACCATGCCAGTGAATATCACTGATGTTAAACCTGTTGGTTCTGCCAGCAAAATAACGACCACTGAAATGATTCTTAAATTTCAAACGTTTGTTGATG
Coding sequences within:
- the glpK gene encoding glycerol kinase GlpK gives rise to the protein MADQPLLLALDQGTSSSRAAVFTAAGELVASACSPLPIQYPADGWVEQQPEAIWNSQRQALIDLHNGLNNDQRRAVVSCGITNQRETTVLWRRSNGRPCGPALVWQDGRTTEICRQWKEAGFEKDWRERTGLLLDPYFSASKIHWMLSHYDDAAAAAAVDDLCFGTVESWLLWQLTGGQRHGSDVSNASRTLLMDLEQRCWVETFCDRTGLPVSALPELLPCRGDFGRISEGLPFAGLPIQALLGDQQAATLGQLCLKPGEAKCTYGTGAFLVINTGDNIRRCDSGLLSTLGWTDERGTPTYCLEGSLFNAGTVVQWLRDGLGIIDTADDVNRLAGQVSDSGGVMLVPAFTGWGTPHWDPLARGMMIGLTRDSSSSHIARAALEGIALSVATLVELAESAIGAELGELAVDGGAAASDPLLQAQADCTGLTVRRAANLESTARGVALFAGVQAGVVTDIDDLVRRRGDGASLFEPQIDTSHRARWRNRWNDAVTRSLGWHG
- a CDS encoding glycoside hydrolase family 13 protein, which encodes MTAFSDPPTWVSEAVIYQIFPDRFRRSGKVSAQRDLPLQPWGSDPREEGFQGGDLYGVIEALESLQEMGVNCLYLTPIFSSAANHRYHAYDYFEVDPLLGGNAALDALIAAVHERGMRLVLDGVFNHCGRGFWAFHHLVENGALSPYRDWFHVNQLPLKPYPAEGEACGYECWWSLPDLPKFNHANPAVREHLLSVGRHWLERGIDGWRLDVPAEVPADFWVAFREVVREVNPDAWIVGEIWGDARAWLNGEHFDGVMNYRLGWSSLCWAAGERLRQGYRNREYPLNPLASEELISIWNTTAGWYRPQVNKAQMNLLDSHDVPRALHTLNGDVEALKLALLMLFLQPGAPCVYYGTETGLAGGPMSEQSSGPEPGCREAYPWGQPWAADLRSYLSGLAALRRDHPSLCDGSMQWESRGDDGMLGRSGSFQVWINRSRNQDLPIDLSDTQTRVFWSSASPLSPSGAVGTQSAVLLMSDEALDEN
- the aroQ gene encoding type II 3-dehydroquinate dehydratase; this translates as MQLLLLNGPNLNLLGQREPDIYGQTTLASIESALQAEAEREGAQLDCFQSNFEGALVERLQAAMGVTQGILINAGAYTHTSIALRDALSGVAIPYVELHLSNTHARETFRHQSFLAAGAVGVVSGFGAQSYSLALQGLLNHLRCGRS
- a CDS encoding tRNA-(ms[2]io[6]A)-hydroxylase, which produces MTTTTAPEKSTASIRWLASATSQTWLDQANAHPMEVLIDHAHCERKAAGAAVQMMFRYLCEPGLGEALSPLAREELEHFEQVLAVLQSKGRYLEPLPAPAYGGELARRIRKGEPERMLDSFLVSGLIEARSHERMALLAEHSSDPELRALYGNLLASEARHFGLYWTLAENRWPRDQIVSRLKELAELETWALTGELNRPEDVRMHSVGIVVPD
- a CDS encoding carboxymuconolactone decarboxylase family protein, producing the protein MDLHENAVTGDRDLIDALSGVNPAFGDFCVRVAAEAWGKPLIDQKTKALLAVALDVDNQSFHGAGVPFEAHVTMALKQGTTFAELEELLLWTCVYCGFNKAAGAFGRLNELKEKYKDTFPSA
- a CDS encoding DJ-1/PfpI family protein — encoded protein: MLLSAHGNSKGKIGVFIEDHFDMTEYRLFNRRFPAAGYDVQYISNLWGNPTLQFGSNPDNGWVEEHLTVSKDVKDVTPSEYVGFLLIGAYATDRLRYTVKPEKGKPNDAPAVELMRKIFATPGVKVGTICHSLWLLCADRTLLEGKKVTCAHNILCDVENAGGLVQYGDDGTVGSVVDGDLISAKHPAFTDELIDIYLKEIEKS
- a CDS encoding tetratricopeptide repeat protein, encoding MSTPDRDHNRAGVEAAMRGDLGAAEQAFRRALQQAPNNPGVFLNLTRLLQMQKRHRELIQLFETSFSKRDPAILPDPLKCMLAQSAFRIYDYRLVIRLLKDLETSQLQRPDVSLPLSEAYLRAGKLSDAKTLLQQALLANPNDPSLITNLAIVQMEQGDYEAAETLYQRVIQQHPQQFLGHYNLGRFFQTLGRVDEARQAFLVCQQLVPHAPEAKKALQELDASSQHGASATLNPLEACYAAIESQHWQLASDRLKQHRNKIDHIRWTAAICELPSKWQAEFGDPAGFSPTHLVQTSQLFDQHDVVLKTLVEEIRTLDSLVWNRAGKPTRDGFQTHEMLAGSQTACVLTLNKTLKMALDGYLSKQLSLPIPLEPDPESISGWAVILKQGGYQKRHIHPEAKISGVLYLCVDKITSSDDCPDGNLMFSTPSPLKITPKAGRVVLFPSFLPHETIPQTSASEERICIAFNFS
- a CDS encoding AGE family epimerase/isomerase, which gives rise to MHQDGVQNLDTISRLIYGFATAYMVTGDERALEASINGTEYMQRHFRHQNKSEGICYWYSQIDVQSDGSLRKYMGSTAGGDEGGNAIPCYEQIYALAGPTQTYRLTGSPTIRTDIDDTITFLNRFYKDHGPYGGYYSHVDPVTFDPKADSLGVNKAKKNWNSVGDHAPAYLINLYLATGEQGYATFLEDTFDTICDHFPDYGYSPFMNEKFFDDWSRDLKWGIHQARCVVGHNLKVAWNLTRMQSLTPKESYKTFAHQIADAIPPAGCDNQRGGWYDMMERTLKDGEEHYRRVWHDRKAWWQQEQGILAYYIMAGVYDDKPEYLRFAREGSAFYNGWFLDYEQGGVYFNVLANGQPYALGSERGKGSHSMAGYHSFELCFLAAIYSNLLVNKIPMDFFFKPEPHAWPDNKLRVAPDLLPPGSIELAEVWIDDKNYTDFDREKLIVNLPESDKAVRVRVRIEPAGLGFSAGLTNFDNAIGTFTLDGDLTKCKLHFLKRAVERVPGMKGMILDMSNLKSVDDTGWNYLLFTKQQRGADFSLQLKGLNPEISQGLKDAELDEEFGVIG